A single region of the Amphiura filiformis chromosome 7, Afil_fr2py, whole genome shotgun sequence genome encodes:
- the LOC140157051 gene encoding cytochrome P450 2U1-like, whose amino-acid sequence MVFNYYDDLVNVKSVLVFVLVFLLVVWWMQQPRNFPPGPWRFPIIGFLPQLMWSMVYKKEELHMLATRLGQKYGNICSFDLFGLVFVVLNDFDVIKEASNNPLNCNKGHNNEFEYKAYGSTLHSYKHMMEYRKFALHTFRGFGIGKRSFEANITAESKILLQELDALAGKPFTPHQFFVNCTTNVLFAVVFGKRHDYDDENFRYLSESNSRVVHLLGGGGWSVMLPKYYPNNDTIEMLHLMKDVLDFVDKRVEEHRAIFDVENPKDFIDEYLKAMRAAPKPDDPFSYLQKNNMHALLFLMFNAGADTTSTTLDWCCLYMMAYPDIQKKIQEEMDFVVGRNRLPQVSDQEQLSYTRATLLEIQRHVSLLPLSVLHTASDDTSLHGYRIPKGATIVSNIYAVMREPNIFPEPDQFKPERFINDEGKYFEREEVCPFGVGRRICIGQTLAKMELFVFFTHLLHRYSLVKPDDAPPITFKGTYGLTFAPKPYTIKFDLRM is encoded by the exons ATGGTCTTTAACTACTATGATGATTTGGTGAATGTGAAGTCAGTTTTAGTGTTCGTGTTGGTGTTTCTGTTGGTTGTCTGGTGGATGCAGCAACCTCGCAATTTCCCACCAGGACCATGGCGTTTCCCAATCATTGGTTTCCTTCCTCAGCTGATGTGGTCTATGGTCTACAAAAAAGAGGAATTGCATATGCTTGCAACACGACTGGGACAGAAATACGGAAATATTTGCAGTTTTGACTTATTTGGACTTGTGTTTGTGGTGCTCAACGATTTTGATGTCATAAAGGAAGCTAGCAATAATCCACTTAATTGCAACAAGGGGCACAATAATGAGTTTGAATACAAAGCATATGGCAGTACAC TTCATTCGTATAAGCACATGATGGAATACAGGAAATTTGCTTTGCATACTTTTCGAGGATTTGGCATCGGAAAGCGCAGCTTTGAGGCTAACATCACAGCGGAATCCAAGATCCTCTTGCAGGAGTTGGATGCTCTTGCGGGCAAACCTTTCACCCCACATCAGTTCTTCGTCAACTGTACAACAAATGTACTATTTGCTGTCGTGTTTGGAAAGcgtcatgattatgatgatgaaaaCTTCCGCTATCTTAGTGAATCCAATTCCCGTGTAGTGCACCTTCTTGGCGGGGGCGGGTGGTCTGTCATGCTTCCAAAATACTATCCGAATAATGACACTATAGAAATGCTACATCTTATGAAAGATGTTCTGGATTTCGTTGACAAACGTGTTGAAGAACACCGGGCAATTTTCGATGTCGAAAACCCCAAGGATTTCATAGACGAGTATCTGAAAGCAATGAGAGCTGCACCAAAACCAGATGACCCCTTTTCATATCTCCAAAAGAATAACATGCATGCTTTATTGTTTCTGATGTTTAATGCCGGAGCTGACACCACGTCCACAACTTTGGATTGGTGTTGTTTGTACATGATGGCGTATCCTGATATCCAGAAGAAAATTCAAGAGGAAATGGATTTCGTTGTTGGCCGCAATCGACTACCACAAGTTTCTGATCAAGAGCAACTGTCATATACCAGGGCAACTCTTCTTGAGATACAACGTCATGTTTCTTTGTTACCACTGAGCGTTTTACATACGGCCAGTGATGACACCTCACTTCATGGATACCGTATTCCGAAGGGCGCAACTATAGTTTCAAATATATATGCTGTGATGAGAGAGCCCAATATATTCCCAGAGCCTGACCAGTTTAAACCTGAAAGGTTCATCAATGATGAGGGAAAATATTTTGAGAGAGAGGAAGTTTGTCCCTTTGGAGTCG GTCGCCGCATCTGCATTGGTCAGACCTTAGCAAAAATGGAGTTGTTTGTCTTCTTCACTCATCTCCTTCACCGCTATTCACTAGTCAAACCAGACGATGCGCCACCAATAACCTTCAAAGGAACATATGGACTGACGTTTGCACCAAAACCATATACTATTAAATTTGATCTCAGAATGTAA